The Horticoccus luteus DNA window GCCACGAGCGCCCGGGAAGGCTTGCACGACCTCGCCACGGCGCCCGACGGGCGGTTGTTTGTCACCTGGCTCGACCTGCGAGAAGGCGCGATGATGGTCTGCGGGGCGGAGTCGGTCGATCACGGCCGGACTTGGAGTAAGAACGAACCTATTTACCGCTCTCCGGACAAGTCCGTCTGCGAGTGCTGCCATCCGAGCGCGACATTCGACGCGCAGGGAAACCTGGCGGTGATGTGGCGCAACTCCATCGCGGGTTCGCGTGACCTATGGATGGCGACACGAGCTGCCGGGGCTCGGGAATTCTCGGTTGCCCGCAAACTCGGCCAAGGGACTTGGAAGATTGCCGGTTGCCCGATGGACGGCGGACGGATCGTCGCTTATGGCCACGGCCGGTTCGGCAGCGTGTGGCAGCGAGCCGGGGAAATCTATTTCACGGCGGACAGCGGCTCAGAAGTCCTGCTTGGCCGCGGCAAACAGCCTGTCGCGGTTGTATGCGACGGGAAGGTCTTCGCCTGCTGGCAGGATGGCCCGAACTTGGTCACGGCCCAACTTGGCCAAGGCGCTGCTGCGAAGCACGCGTCCAATGCGAAATTTGCAACAGCCTTGGCGCTCCCCGGAGGCGGGCTTCTGGTTGCTTATGAGCAGGCGGCCGAGACAAACCCGCCAGGCATTGTGATCGAGCGTTGGTAGGGTTCTTGTAAGTGCGGGCCGACCGAGCTTTCGGGTTTGGCGTGAAATCCCATTTCGGTTGAGGGATTTACGAGAATGCCTTCGTTAAAGAAACGTGCAGACGCTCCCGCAGAGACCAAAGTCAGGAAAAGCCTCTGGTCCGAAGGGGCGAAAACTTTCCATAACGCTGGAGGCGAATAGTGTGCGGGTCTTGGTGGTGGAACGGGAACGCTTTCACCGGTTCCTGGCGGCGCGGCTGGGCGATGCGACTGTGGCGGACGATTTGCTACAGGACAGCCTCCTCGTCGCACTGCGCAAAGGCGGGACCCTGCGTCGGGGTGAGCGGGTGGTCGCTTGGTTTTACCGGATTCTGCGACGGGCGATCGTCGATCACTACCGCCGCCAGGCCCGAGACCGGCTCCGGCTGGATCGCCTCGGCAAAGAACTTCAAGCGACCGAGAGCGACCGGACGTCGCCGCCCCCGGATTGGGAGGCGGTCGTCTGTGCGTGCTTCGTCGGGTTGCTTCCGACGCTGAATCCGCGCTACGCCGACGTATTGCGACGGATGGATCTGCGCTCGGGACGCAAAGCTAGCGTCGCCCGTGAGTTGAATCTCACGGTCGCGACCTTGGATGTCGTGCTGCACCGGGCCCGGGCCCAGTTGCGTGAACGGCTGGAGGTTTTTTGCGGCGCTTGCAGCCGGGAGGGCTGTCTCAACTGTGCCTGTGAGGTCCGCGAACACCGCCGGACAGAAAAAGTGTAAGGAATCGGTCCAGCGACCGTCAGCCAGGTATGAAGCATCATTCTCCCAAGCATTCCCACTCGGATCACGGCCACTCTCACGGGGCGGAGGGCGCAGGCCAAACGGCCCGGGACGGCGGGAATGGCCACGCCGGGTGCCGCCATCACGGTTCCGGCGACCACCGCGAACACCAGCCGAAGGCCGCGGCGGCCTACTACTGTCCCATGTGCGAGGGCGTCGAATCGGATCGACCCGGGGATTGTCCCAAATGCGGCATGGCGTTGGAGCGAAATCCAGCCTATCGCGAGCCCGCCAGGTCCATTTGGACCTGCCCGATGCATCCGCAGATCGAACAGGATCAGCCCGGCGACTGTCCCATTTGCGGCATGGCCCTCGAGCCGAAAGCCGTAACGTCCACGACGGTCGAGGACAGCCATGAACTGCGCGACATGACGCGGCGCTTCTGGGTGGGCGGACTGCTGGCGCTGCCGGTTCTCGTGCTGGGAATGCTGCATGTCGTGCCTGCGCTGCTGCACGTCGTGAATTCGCCGGCGAGCCGCTGGGCGCAGTTTCTCCTTTCGACTCCAGTGGTCCTGTGGGCAGGCTGGCCCTTCTTCGTGCGCGGCGCGAAATCGCTGCGGTCTGGCCATTGGAACATGTTCACACTGATCGCCATTGGCGTAGGCGCGGCCTGGCTCTACAGCGTTGTCGCCTTCTTTGCGCCGGGCTTTTTCCCGCCCTCGATGCGGACGCATGGTGTGGTCGACGTTTATTTCGAAGCCGCTGCCGTGATCGTCGTTTTCGTGCTGCTCGGCCAGGTGCTCGAACTGCGGGCCCGGGCGCGCACGTCGACGGCCATCAAGGCCCTGCTCAATCTGGCTCCCCCGGTAGCACTGCGTCTGACCGCCGAAGGGGATCGCGAAGTCCCGCTCGACGCTGTGCAGGCCGGGGACCGGCTGCGCGTGCGTCCCGGCGCCAAGGTGCCGGTGGACGGCGTGGTCGAGGAAGGTGCGTCTGCTGTCGACGAATCCATGATCACGGGGGAATCGCTGCCGGTCGAAAAGAAAGTCGGCGACCACGTCACGGGCGGCACCGTGAACGCGACTGGGAGCTTCGTGTTTCGGGCCGAGAAGGTCGGCACCGACACGATGCTCGCGCGCATCGTGAACATGGTTGCGGAGGCGCAACGCAGCCGGGCGCCGATTCAGGGCCTGGCGGATAAGGTGGCGGGGATTTTCGTGCCGGCCGTGGTGATTATTGCGGCGGTGACCTTCGTTGCGTGGTTTTTCATCGGCCCCGAACCGCGCCTAGCCCATGCCATCGTGAACGCCGTCGCCGTCCTGATTATCGCTTGCCCCTGTGCGCTGGGGCTCGCGACCCCCATGTCCATCATGGTGGGAGTGGGCCGGGGGGCGCAGGCCGGAGTCCTCGTCAAGCATGCGGAGGCGCTCGAACTCCTTGGCAAGGTGAAGTGGCTGGTCGTGGACAAGACGGGCACCTTGACGGAGGGGCGGCCCCAGCTGGTGGATGTGGTGGTGGCCGATGGCACGGCTGAGACGGATCTCGTGCGGTTGGCCGCCGCGGTCGAGCGAGCGTCGGAGCACCCGCTAGCTGCGGCCATCGTTCGCGGTGCTGAACACCGCGGGATTTCGGTGCCGGAGGCGGCGGACTTTCGTTCGATCACGGCCGGGGGTGTGATGGGCAAAGTGGAGGGGCGGTTGGTCCTCGTGGGGAAAGCCAAGTTTTTGGCGGACCAAGGCGTCCCGTCCGATTCCACCCTGAACGAACGAGCTACCCAACTGCAGTTGGAGGGTAAGACCGCCCTATTTGTTGCGATTGACGGACGGTCCGCAGGGGCGCTCGCCGTGGCTGATCCGATCAAGGCGACGACCCGCGAAGCCATGGCGAATCTCCACGCGCTCGGCATTAAGGTGGTGATGGCAACGGGCGACAATCGTCACACGGCAGCATCCGTCGCACGGCAACTGGGGATCGACCGCTTCGAGGCTGAGGTCGAGCCCGCCCGCAAGATCGCCCTCGTGGAGGAGCTGAAGCGGACCGGAGACCGCGTTGCCATGGCGGGTGACGGGATCAACGATGCCCCGGCGCTTGCGGCTGCCGATGTGGGCCTGGCCATGGGCACCGGCACGGACGTCGCGATGGAAAGCGCGGGAGTGACGCTCGTGAAAGGCGACCTCCGGGGGATTGCGAAGGCGGTGCACCTGTCTCGCGCCACCATGGGAAACATCCGGCAGAATCTCTTCTTTGCGTTCGTTTACAACGCGCTGGGCGTGCCGATCGCCGCCGGGGCCCTCTATCCTGTCTTCGGTTGGCTCCTGAGCCCGATCCTCGCGGGTGCGGCGATGTCCCTGTCATCGGTGTCGGTGATCACCAATGCCCTGCGGCTGCGGCGCATGCGGCTCTAACGGGGACTTGTGCCGCTCCCGTCAACGGACCGATGGACTCCGAGCCGAGCCTGACCGCTACCTCGCCAACGACTTGAGGTGGGCGCTGATCACTTTGATGTCGATCTCGGCGCTGACGACGGTGGCGCGGGCTTTGGCGAGGCGCACCTCGGCTTTCATCAGCTCGCGTTTGAGCGTGTCGAGTTCGTCGGTCGTGGTGCGTGGGTTGCGTGCGGTAGCGGGTGATTCGGAGGTGCCGTTGTTCATGGTGAATTTCTTTGGATTATGAATGCGCCGGTCAGCGGAGTGCTGACCGGCGCCGCTGATTGAAGCGGCTCGCGTGCGCCTGGCACGCGAGCGCGCCTACCGGAAACGGGGGATCACGCCTCCCGAAAGAAAGGGAGCGGCCCGCAGGCCGCTCCCCGTGTGTGACTCAGTTGTTCGCGAACTCGCTCGCGAGACTCCAGAGCGCCTTGTTGAGCTTCTGGCCCTCGCTCAAGCCGCCCACCGCGCGCGTCCGGTTGCGGCGGATGCCCATGCCGGCAGTGTAGCCCATGTAGCGGTCACCGCCTCGGATCAGGTGTTCCTGAACCACATTGAAGGTAGTCCAGAGGTCCGTGGCGGCATCGCCGTATCGCACCGGCGCCAGCAACTTCTCAGGGCTAAGGAGCTTCATGACGGGCTGATCGGCATCCCAACGAAGGCCCGCCGCGCGCCGGGCGAACTCGACGCGGGCGGCCTGCGGGAGCTGAACCGCCTGCCACTTGGCGACGGCCTCCAGCATGCGCGGCGTGTTCTCGGCGACGGACTGTGCTGCCTTGGCGAAAGCGTCGGCGGAAATGTCCACGTGCCGGATCGAGACATGGGCAAAGTCGGCATCCGCGACGGTCAGACCGTTGCGGCACACCAACCGATACAGGCCCGCGGCGAGGCGGCCAAGGTATCACCCAAGCTTCTCCAAGCTGGCGCCGATTTGTCGGATACGGCGATCCGCTCGGGCGAAACCCACCATCTCACCGAACTCGGCCACGCTGTCGAATTGCTCGCGGGACTCGATCCGCGCCGGTTGCGCGGTGCTTCGGTTACGCCGATTGGTGAAGCTGCACGCCTTGGTCTACATGCTCCGGCATCCCCGCGAAGCCTACCGCAGCCGCGAAGTGAGGGCGCATTTCGTCAGATTCGGTCTTCGGATTAGTTCGCTAGACTTCCGGCGCTTCTGCAAACGCCACGGCATCCGGCACGACGAACGCGCCGGCCGTCCTCGGGATCACGCGAGCGCGCGAGCTGCCGGCTAACCAGGGGCCAGGGGCCGGACTCGACCCCAGTTAGGCGCTGGCGGCGTTCGGGGCCGCGCGCGCCGTGGCAAAGCGTCGCAGGGAACGGCGCGCGAAGCTCCGGCGACACCCTCCAAGCCCAGCCCATCTTACGTTGCGCCCCTTCGAAGCTGATCGGGACGGAGACTTGCGCCACGGCAAGGACGGCTGAAATCGCTCGCACCAACAACCTAACGCAGGATCAAGCCGCTACACTTTTGGCGGTTTGATGCTTCGCCCAATTGCCGCACCGACGGCCGCCCCGAAGGCAACGCCGACAGGACCGCCAGCCAATCCAAACAATCCGCCGAGTATCCCGCCCGCCGCGGCGTTGTCGTCACGCATTTTGCCCTTCACGGCTTTCGAGTAGGGGGCGCGACTTGTGCCATTCCATTTTCGCGCGGTTCGGGTGGTGAAATCGCTCTTGTCCCGATTGCAGCGAATACATGCTGGAAACAAGTTGTTGCGATGGTCGGTGCCGCCACATGCGCGGGGACGCGAATGTTCCACTTCCCATGATCCGCGATTCCCGAGAGACGCGTAGTTTTTGAACGACAATTTGCAGTGGCAGATATGGCAATACCCGTCGGTGCGTTCGTAGATGGTGCGGAGCAGGGTGACTTCGTAGGGCATAAGAATCGATTGCTTGGTCAAATCGTCCGGATCGGCGGCGTCATCAGAGTCGGGGAAACAGCAGCAATGTCAGAACTCCGAAAGGGCCGAGTCGCACCGCCTGCTCAACGATCACACAGTTTCGCGGCGATGAGGCCGTGACATGCGCGAACCAGAAGCTTGCGGTTGATGGCGCTTCGAAAACGGGGCTCAGGCCGCCACCCGAAACCGCCTCGTGCGCGGTTCTGGATGCGAAGCCCTCCGGCAGCGCGGTGACTTCGGGTGCATTGCCGTAATCATAGCCAAGTTTTCGCAACATCGGAGAAATCGCGGGCCACGGTCGCTTGCCGGGTCGGAACATCATCGCCGCACACGGCACCGGGCACTCTTCGACGTAACGGATGGCTGTCGCTTGTGCGGAGACGTTGAAGGTGCTGCTTAGATTGAGGAGCCCTTGTAGGCCGGGCTTCTCTTTCGTCGCCGCTTTTCTGAAATCGTGCTGCGGCATCAACAGGTGGGAAGAAAATGTGTTGGCTTCCGTTTCGATCACGGAGTTGCCCGCCTTGTCGATGAACGACCGGTGCGCGGGCACCCGGCCGGATGCGAGTGCGTTCCGGTGCTCGTCGATGAAGTAGTGACCAAGTTCGTGGCCGACGGTGAAGCGTGCTCGGGTTGAACCTGGGTAATCCGTTTCCCGCACGTTGCAGTAAATGTGAAACTGCCCCCTCCGGTGTTCGAGCACGCCGTCAAAAGCGTTCCCATAGTCGCCGGTCGAAAAGGTGATGCCCTGATCCTCGATGAGCGGTGTTGGTTGCACTGGAATGACGCTCCCGACATCCGCAAAAGCGGTTTCAGCGAGGTCGGCGATCCAGCGCCGCCGAGTAACGCTCAACTCCGTGTAGGCCATTAGCGTTTTTTCTTGGCCTTCGCTTCGGCGGCGGCGCGGTGCTCGTCCATCCGCTGGCGGACCTCGGCATCGATCTCGCCGCCGTTACGGGCGGCCAAGGCGAGATCTTTCGCGAGCGCCGCGCTTTCAAACGGAAGGATTTTAGAAGCTTCGACTGGCTGGTCGCTCTTTTTGCCCCGCAAAAACTGTCGAAAGCTATTCACGTCGGGCGTGGGCAGTCGGGAATCGTCGACGGCGGCTTCAATGCGATCGATGTCTTCCGGCGTTTCGGGAAAGGCGAGGCCGTCCTGCTTCATCATGTCGCGCAGGGCACGCTTCGTAGCGGCGAGGGTGGCTTTGTTCGTTGGAATGGGCTTGTTCATGTCTTTCGGGTGCTGACGGGGCATTGGCGGACGAGGGGGATTACTCGTTATCGAGCACGTGTTGCTTCATGCGCTCCAAGAGGCGGGAGCGTTGAGTTCGAAGTGAAATCTTGGTCATACCCAGCTCGGCGCAGAGTGCTTCCAAGACAGCCTTCGGCATGACGGTTTGCCCGGTGCGGCGGTCGTAATACTGCATGGTGTTGTAGAGAATCGCTTGGTCGTGGGGTGCCAGGCCGGAAACGAACGCACGAATGAGTGCGATCCGGCGGTGGGTCGGGGGCTCGGCCGCTTCGGTGTCCACCGGGTCGAGCGCCACGATGGCGCCCACGGTCTCGACATCGAATTCACAACGCTCTTCGCGCTCGGCGTATTCGCTGCGATAGGCGTCGATGCAGACGTTCTTCAGAATACAATAGAGCCAGAACTTGACGTGCTTGGTTTTCTCCGCGTCGGAGAGTTCCTTTTTTAACGGTCCGAACGTCTTCGCCGCGCGGAGAGCTTTCTGGAAGGTTTTCTTAACCAAATCCTCATGATTCTGGCGGTAGAGAAGAAAGCTTTTAGCGCACCAGCCGGTCATCTTTTTGGAGTGGCGCCGATACAACTCGGCCGCGGCGTCTTCGGCCATGATGGGCTCGTCGTCATCGAATCCCATGTAGGTCACCAGGGATTCATCCGTCTCGTTTTCCATGACTACTTTGTTTGCCGCACGTTCGGGAGGCTCTCGCTGAAGTTTTGGGAGGGATAAACCGTTCATCACTACTCTAACGAGAAGGCGTTACAGGGGACCGGCGAAAGGCGGCGTGTAACGGGGTCCCGTTGTAGGGGTGAAGGACAATCAGTCCTCTCTTTCAAACCATTAACCGAGGCAACACTATGTCAGACAAGAATCAACCCAACGCCGGCCCCGATGCCGGTCTCGTCGACGAGGTCGATCTGGAGCAGGTCGCTAAAGCGGGCGGAAAGCCGCCGAAGGCCAAGCGTTACCGCATCCGCATCGACGATCAATACTACGTCGTGAGCCAAGGCTCCATGACTGGCGCCGAGTTGCTGAAACTCGCCAGTAAAACGCCCCCGGAAAATTACATTCTGACCCAAAAGCTCCGGGGGGGCGTGATCAAGACTATCGGCCTGTCGGATGTCGTGGATTTCACCACGCCCGGCATCGAGCGTTTCAACACCCTGCCGCGGCAGGTGCAGGAGGGTTGAAGCCCATGAGGCATGATTTTTCTTTGCCCGAGGAGGACGAGGAAAGCCTCAATGCCTTGGGCATCCCATGGGAAACGATCCGTGACGGGGGCAACCAATGGTTGCTCCTTCACGAGATGCCGTTTCGTGAGGGCTTCAACCATCGCACGGGGTCCGTTGCCGTGCAGATTCCGCCCAGTTATCCGACCGCTGGCCTCGATATGGCCTATTTCTTTCCCCATCTAGCAAGGCTCGACGGGAAGACTATCGGGCAAACTCAGTGCAAGCAGCCGATTGACGGTAAGCAATGGCAGCGGTGGTCCCGGCACTACTCCTGGGTGCCGGGCGTGCACAGCGTCTCAACTCATGTGGTCCTCATCCATCGGTGGCTGGAAGCCGCCACAAACTAATGCTTCGTCAACCCGAGATCATTCTCCGCCTTACGGCGACCCAGCACGACCAACTCAAGCGAACCCTCTTTCCCGGTGACGGCAAAGAATCGGTCGCGGTGGCGCTCTGCGGCACGCATCGTAGCGCCCAACGCACCGTGCTCAGCGTGCATCGGATCAACGCCGTGCCGGACGAAAGTTGCACCGAGCGGAGTGCGGTTTCCGTCGTTTGGCCGACCGAACCACAGGTGCCGCTCTTCTCAGAGGGCGCGAGAAAAAAGATGGTGGTGCTGAAAATTCACAGTCATCCGTCGGGATTTCCCCGGTTTTCTGGCCTGGATGACAAAGCCGACCGTGCCTTGCTCGGGAGCTTGCTCAAGCTCGCGCCGAACGAAATCGGCCATGCGAGTGCCGTGATGCTGCCCGAGGGGAAAATCTTCGCGCGTCTCCTCGGGGGTGAGGGGCGATTTTCGAAAATCGCTCGCGTGGTGGTCGTGGGCGATGAAATCGTCAGCTTTGAGGACAGCCGTTCGATCAAGGGAGCGCTGTTTGATGAAGCCTTCCTGCGGACGCAGCAGGCATTCGGTGCCAGAACGGCTTCGATGCTCTCGAAAATGCGCGTTGGCGTCGTGGGTTGTTCTGGCACGGGGAGCTGGGTCGTCGAAATGCTGTCTCGACTCGGTGTTGGTGAACTCGTGCTCGTTGATCCCGATGTGATCGAGCGGAAGAACCTCAACCGTATCCTCAACAGCGTGGCGAGCGACGCCGCGGCGGCGCGCCCCAAAGTGAAGGTGTTCGCCCGTGCCATCCGACGCCTGGGTCTTGGCACGAAGGTGACGAGTTATCAGACAGACATTCTCCAGCGCAAAGTTGTCCACTCCTTGGCGGGCTGTGATTTTCTGTTCGGTTGCGTCGATTCTGCCGATGGCCGGGACGCGCTGAATCGGGTCGCTGCCTTTTACATCATCCCCTACGTTGATGTGGGTGTGCTCCTGCAAGCGGATGGGAAAGGCAGCGTGCAACAGGTCTGCGCCGCGGTTCACTATTTGATTCCCGACGGCTCAAGCCTCCTCAGCCGCCGCGTCATCACTGCTGAGCAGGTGCGCGCTGAATCGCTACGCCGGCGCTCTCCCGATCAATATGCGGCCTTGCGGAAGGAAGGCTACATTCAGGGCGTAAATGTCGATAGCCCGGCCGTGATCAGCATCAACGGGTTTGCGGCGAGTCATGCGGTGAACGAGATGCTGGCCCGGATTCATCCGTTCCGACGCGATGCCAACGGCGAATTTCGTGCGCAGACTTTTTCGTTGTCTGACGGTGCGTGGTTGAGGATCGAAGACGGTCCGGTATGCCCGTTTCTTAGCAAGCGGACCGGTCGTGGAGATTGTGAGCCGATGCTCGATAACTCGGAACTGTCATGACCAAGAAATTCCTGCGCTGGATCGAACGCCTCTTTCGCACGACCAAGGATAGCGCCGAGGCGTTCCAATGGGCCAAGGTTGAACATTTGCCGACGCCGTTGGCGGAGAAAAAAATTTACGTGCTGGGAGACGACGAATGTGAATGGGCGGCTGCGATGGCCTGTCCTTGCGGCTGTGGATCGACCATTCACCTAAGCTTGGCTCCCGATAGTCGGCCCACTTGGCGCGTGCGGCGTCACCGCAACGGCACGGTCAGTCTCTTGCCCTCGGTTTGGAGAACCGTCGGCTGCCGGAGCCATTTTGTGCTCTACAAGGGCCGAATCTTTTGGTGCCGCAACGAGCCTTTCGAATAGAAAGGCCGCGTGCCTTATGAGGCCGGCGCGGTGAGGCTTGCCGCGCGTTACTTCACTGCCCTGCGGTCATGGTGTTGGTGCTCCCGGGGTTCATGGTGGTCGCCGTGAGGTTGGCGTTTGTCGTCAGAGGGTTAGTGTTGGTCGTCGGAAGGTTTAGGTTTGTCGTCAGAGGGTTAAGGTTTGTCGCCACGAGGTTTGTATTGGTCGCCACGGGGTTAGTGTTTGTCGCCGGAAGGTTAGTGTTGGTCGTCGGAGGGTTAGTTTTGGGCGACGGAGGGTTAGTGTTGGTCGTCCCGAGGTTAGTGTTGGTCGCCACAAGGGTCAGATTGGCACAAAACGCCGGAATAAGGGCTCCGCCCGAAAGCGTCTGTGCCAACGCGTGCGGGAACGTCTTGGCGCCCTCTTCGTGCGTGCGGCAAGTCGGCGATTCGTCGCGGCGACTTCAAAGGCAGCGCGGACGGACCGCCGACGAAAGCGTTCATGCGCGACGCGTGCCGGACGCCCACTACCATGACCCGCCGCCTGGCGGTCGCGATGAGCGAAACGGTTTTCTCCTCCCCGCGGCGGAACGTCGGCCGTTCATTTGCGTGAACCTTCAACGGGGGATACGTTCTCACAACTCTCGGCAACAGAGTGAGTCAGCCGCTTCCCGCCCCTGCTCCGGACCCTTTCCCGTCCCTCATCCGGCCGGCGAAACCCGGCGGCACCGGCGAAAAACGACCCCTCCCTTTACCTATGAAAAAGAAAAACACGCGGCAGCTCGGCATGATCGGATTGGGGCGGATGGGCGGCGCGATGGTCCGGCGCCTCCTCAAGGACGGCCACCGGTGCGTCGTCTTCGACCGCTCGCCCAAGGCCGTCCAAGCGTTGACGAAATTCAAGGCCACCGGCGCGTCCTCCCTCGCCGATCTCGTGAACAAACTTCAGCGACCGCGCGCGATCTGGCTGATGGTCCCGGCGGCAGTCGTCGATGCCACCATCGCCGATCTGACGCCGTTGCTCGATCCCGGCGACATCCTCCTCGACGGCGGCAATTCCTACTACGTTGACGATCTCCGTCGCGCCAAGGAGCTCGCGCAGCAGGGGCTGCATTACGTCGATGTCGGCACCAGCGGCGGAGTGTGGGGCGGCGACCGCGGCTATTGCCAGATGATCGGCGGCGAGGCCGCGATCGTGAAGCATCTCGATCCGATCTTCGCCTCCCTCGCGCCGGGCCGCGGCGATATTCCGCGCACGGCAGGCCGGAAGAAACCGGGCAACACCGCCGAGCAGGGCTACCTGCACTGCGGCCCGAACGGCGCGGGCCACTTCGTGAAGATGGTCCACAACGGCATCGAATACGGCATGATGGCCGCCTACGCCGAGGGCCTCGCGGTGTTGCGCGCGGCGAACGTCGGTCATCAAACGATGAAGGTGAGCGCCGAGACGACTCCATTGCGCCACCCGGCAAACTACCAGTTTGACCTGCCGCTGGATGACATCGCCGAAGTGTGGCGGCGCGGCAGCGTAATCGCATCGTGGCTGCTCGATCTGACGGCCAACGCGCTGGCGGCCGACACACATCTTACGCAGTTCGAAGGGCGGGTGTCCGATTCCGGCGAAGGTCGCTGGACGGTGAAGGCCGCCATCGACGAAGGGGTGCCGGTGCCCGTGCTCAGCGCGGCACTTTACGCGCGGTTCAGCTCGCGCGGGCAAGCGGACTATCAGGACAAAATCCTTTCGGCCCTCCGCTTCCAATTCGGCGGTCACGCCGAGGAGCCCATTCACTGAGAACGCCCCAACCGATGAAATTAAAATCTCCCGCCGCACCGTCCAGGACACCCGACCACGCATCCGGACAACTCGACCCAACCGTGTTCGCCATCTTCGGCGGCGGCGGCGATCTGACGTGGCGGAAACTGATCCCGGCGCTGTTCGACCTCTCGCAGGATCGCAGCCTGCCCGGGAAATTTTCGATCATCGTCATCGATCGCATGAAGCTCGGCGATCGCGCGCTGCGGTCCCGCCTGCGCGACGGCGTCGGACGTTTCTCGCGTTTCGGCAAACCGCCCGCCGCCGCGTGGGACGCGTTCGCCGCGCATGTCTTTTATCAACAGGGCGACTTCAAGGATGCGGGCACCTACACCGCGCTCGGCAAGCGTTGTCTCGCGCTGGAGAAGTCCTGGGGCACCCGTGCGCATCGCATTTTCTATATGGCGACGCCGCCTTCGATGTTTGGCGAGATCCCCAAATATCTCGGACAAGCCGGCCTCGCGCAGGATCGGGAGTGGTCCCGCATCGTCGTGGAAAAACCCATCGGCTACGACCTCGAGTCGGCGCGCGCGCTCAACACGGTGTTGGGCGCCAGCTTCGCGGAGTCCCAGATTTTTCGCATCGATCACTACCTCGGGAAGGAAACGGTGCAGAACATCCTGGCGTTTCGTTTCGCGAATCCGCTGTTCGAACCGCTGTGGAATCGCCGCTATGTGGAGCATGTGACGATCACCGTGGCGGAAGCGGTGGGCGTTGAGCATCGCGGCGGTTATTACGATCACGCCGGCGCGCTGCGCGACATGGTGCAAAACCATCTC harbors:
- a CDS encoding DUF6527 family protein, with product MTKKFLRWIERLFRTTKDSAEAFQWAKVEHLPTPLAEKKIYVLGDDECEWAAAMACPCGCGSTIHLSLAPDSRPTWRVRRHRNGTVSLLPSVWRTVGCRSHFVLYKGRIFWCRNEPFE
- a CDS encoding ThiF family adenylyltransferase — protein: MAGSRHKLMLRQPEIILRLTATQHDQLKRTLFPGDGKESVAVALCGTHRSAQRTVLSVHRINAVPDESCTERSAVSVVWPTEPQVPLFSEGARKKMVVLKIHSHPSGFPRFSGLDDKADRALLGSLLKLAPNEIGHASAVMLPEGKIFARLLGGEGRFSKIARVVVVGDEIVSFEDSRSIKGALFDEAFLRTQQAFGARTASMLSKMRVGVVGCSGTGSWVVEMLSRLGVGELVLVDPDVIERKNLNRILNSVASDAAAARPKVKVFARAIRRLGLGTKVTSYQTDILQRKVVHSLAGCDFLFGCVDSADGRDALNRVAAFYIIPYVDVGVLLQADGKGSVQQVCAAVHYLIPDGSSLLSRRVITAEQVRAESLRRRSPDQYAALRKEGYIQGVNVDSPAVISINGFAASHAVNEMLARIHPFRRDANGEFRAQTFSLSDGAWLRIEDGPVCPFLSKRTGRGDCEPMLDNSELS
- the gnd gene encoding phosphogluconate dehydrogenase (NAD(+)-dependent, decarboxylating), with translation MKKKNTRQLGMIGLGRMGGAMVRRLLKDGHRCVVFDRSPKAVQALTKFKATGASSLADLVNKLQRPRAIWLMVPAAVVDATIADLTPLLDPGDILLDGGNSYYVDDLRRAKELAQQGLHYVDVGTSGGVWGGDRGYCQMIGGEAAIVKHLDPIFASLAPGRGDIPRTAGRKKPGNTAEQGYLHCGPNGAGHFVKMVHNGIEYGMMAAYAEGLAVLRAANVGHQTMKVSAETTPLRHPANYQFDLPLDDIAEVWRRGSVIASWLLDLTANALAADTHLTQFEGRVSDSGEGRWTVKAAIDEGVPVPVLSAALYARFSSRGQADYQDKILSALRFQFGGHAEEPIH